Proteins from a genomic interval of Dermacentor variabilis isolate Ectoservices chromosome 8, ASM5094787v1, whole genome shotgun sequence:
- the LOC142589619 gene encoding uncharacterized protein LOC142589619: MSEQGRPEQERQPGAGQPNASEHSPVSPDGTSAEYLSSAPTLSTDSFATNKRSRKRASSKGSSGRSRKRTAHKFLGLLSQNAKRQDKSARSEDTSKKDISSTHSAARNTSATSLLVTHLPPTDLSAKKLSAADMTENDRSAKNLSEKNLPAQSLSAKDLSTKDGTTVVQDLLSKKTFSKDVSTKDQSTKDLAAKESTATNASADDLSPQESSENRGQHVLRKHLTTKEPSPNDLSMKDLPVKGCAVNRFPAQDRFAEKALARDITTNAVATEDLAEKESSARKGPARDPSAKDISAAHLAANDMSEWVHGHSNNDAPGNAASNASQGQPHVTLEQRHPQAALSFSSPSSTSPRDSTSPLSAAVGSASSSSPDANPLADQLALSVLKGRGLPLHPSQLPLSPMLEREPPRKNRRVSIVLRPIVDFISPRYRSSDSPAGRHPPESVSRCATAAGRTSDDVSDEKRVQVYRPALKVRQPVVAEQQHLEPPRLETIEDFDECPLPGTPPGGALSLSSEPPHWSSLDDVDVRLSRGPSRGRRASRIRHPRQPHRRGSRVSLKDCPGRPLSSAHDPSSAGFEDEGHCTRGVVVLVSSACLFVVSALCVFVLQQMLRTPYVSVPVVCATEDCLTHARRILRTLDVSANPCLSFHAYVCGAGSGDTSDDVQATTAPSAKGTSNYTGEAGDGLLRHIDPARRFHDYDGASTVSTWWEREDSSAQCRLDKARSAHEARAIGDLFALDVALAAMKRVSDASPLRLTLLEKLTATQTFYVSYCSRFCGDPDAREKCDLAMNGSEFQAAFDCQWRVFDRGCLFV, encoded by the exons ATGAGCGAACAAGGTCGTCCCGAGCAGGAGCGTCAGCCCGGGGCTGGTCAGCCGAATGCCTCGGAGCACTCCCCGGTCTCTCCTGACGGTACTTCCGCGGAATATCTCAGCTCTGCACCGACCTTATCTACGGACTCCTTCGCTACTAACAAGCGTTCCAGAAAACGCGCGTCCTCAAAGGGTTCCTCCGGCCGATCTCGCAAACGCACTGCGCACAAGTTTCTCGGACTTCTCTCCCAGAACGCGAAGCGCCAGGACAAGTCGGCGAGGAGCGAGGACACCTCGAAAAAGGACATCTCGTCTACGCACTCGGCGGCAAGGAACACCTCGGCCACTAGCCTCTTGGTGACACACCTTCCACCAACGGACCTCTCTGCAAAGAAACTCTCAGCTGCGGACATGACGGAAAATGACCGATCCGCAAAGAACCTGTCGGAAAAGAACCTACCTGCACAAAGCCTTTCCGCAAAGGACCTATCGACAAAGGACGGCACGACAGTGGTTCAGGACCTCTTGTCAAAGAAAACCTTTTCTAAGGACGTCTCGACAAAGGACCAGTCGACAAAGGACCTCGCGGCGAAGGAGAGCACGGCGACAAACGCTTCAGCTGATGATCTTTCGCCTCAGGAAAGCTCGGAAAACAGGGGTCAACATGTCTTGAGAAAGCATCTGACGACAAAAGAGCCTTCGCCAAATGACTTGTCGATGAAGGACCTGCCGGTGAAGGGATGCGCAGTAAATCGCTTTCCGGCACAGGATAGGTTCGCCGAGAAGGCCTTGGCTAGGGACATTACGACAAATGCTGTGGCGACAGAGGACTTGGCGGAGAAGGAGAGCTCGGCAAGGAAGGGCCCAGCTAGGGACCCTTCGGCAAAGGACATCTCGGCAGCGCACCTGGCGGCAAACGATATGTCGGAGTGGGTCCATGGGCATAGCAATAATGATGCACCAGGAAATGCTGCCAGCAACG CTTCGCAAGGGCAACCCCACGTGACCCTGGAGCAGCGTCACCCCCAGGCAGCGCTGTCTTTCTCTTCCCCGAGCTCTACGTCACCGCGGGATTCGACCTCACCGCTGAGCGCAGCGGTCGGCTCCGCTTCGAGCTCATCGCCGGATGCCAATCCACTGGCTGACCAG TTGGCGTTGAGCGTCCTCAAGGGCCGAGGGCTTCCGCTGCACCCGAGCCAGCTGCCCCTGAGCCCCATGCTGGAGCGAGAGCCCCCGCGCAAGAACCGGCGCGTGTCCATCGTCCTGCGACCCATCGTCGACTTCATCTCGCCGCGGTACCGGTCGTCGGACTCGCCGGCTGGCCGGCATCCTCCCG AGTCCGTCAGCCGTTGTGCAACCGCGGCTGGCCGGACGTCCGACGACGTCTCCGACGAGAAGCGAGTGCAGGTGTACCGGCCCGCGCTCAAGGTGCGCCAGCCTGTGGTGGCCGAGCAGCAGCACCTGGAGCCTCCGCGCCTGGAGACCATAGAAGACTTCGACGAGTGTCCTCTTCCGGGTACTCCTCCGG GTGGAGCTTTGAGCCTGTCGTCGGAGCCACCGCATTGGTCTTCACTCGATGACGTCGACGTGCGGCTCAGCCGAGGCCCGTCGCGCGGGAGGCGTGCTTCCCGCATTCGTCATCCGAGGCAGCCGCATCGCCGGGGATCGCGTGTCAGCCTGAAAGAT TGTCCAGGACGCCCACTGAGCAGCGCCCACGACCCGTCCTCGGCGGGCTTCGAGGACGAGGGCCACTGCACCAGGGGGGTCGTGGTGCTCGTCTCTAGCGCCTGCCTGTTCGTGGTGAGCGCGCTGTGCGTGTTCGTGCTGCAGCAGATGCTGCGCACGCCGTACGTCTCCGTGCCCGTCGTGTGCGCCACGGAGGACTGCTTGACGCATGCGCGTCGCATTCTGCGCACGCTCGACGTGTCGGCGAACCCTTGCCTGAGCTTCCACGCGTACGTCTGCGGGGCCGGAAGCGGTGACACCAGCGATGACGTGCAAGCGACGACGGCGCCGTCTGCCAAGGGGACGAGTAACTACACTGGGGAAGCTGGAGACGGCCTTCTTCGACACATCGACCCGGCACGAAG GTTCCACGACTACGACGGTGCGAGCACGGTTTCGACGTGGTGGGAGCGCGAAGACAGTTCGGCGCAGTGCCGACTCGACAAGGCCCGGTCTGCGCACGAAGCGAGGGCCATCGGCGACTTGTTCGCCCTCGACGTCGCTTTGGCGGCGATGAAGAGGGTCTCGGACGCTTCGCCGCTCAGGCTGACGCTGCTGGAGAAGCTGACCGCCACGCAGACGTTCTACGTCAGCTATTGCAGCCGCTTTTGCGGCGACCCGGACGCTCGCGAGAAGTGCGACCTCGCCATGAACGGATCCGAGTTTCAGGCGGCGTTTGACTGTCAGTGGCGGGTGTTCGATCGTGGCTGCCTTTTCGTGTAG